The Teredinibacter sp. KSP-S5-2 genome includes a window with the following:
- a CDS encoding YcgN family cysteine cluster protein, with protein sequence MSREEWEALCDGCGKCCLHKLEDEDTGEVFYTDVACKLLDIDSCQCSNYANRKQYVPDCLVLTVEDIAEFHWLPATCAYRLLAEEKPLFPWHPLIAGKQAIHEQGISVCHKVFSEENVHASEMEEHIIHWVE encoded by the coding sequence ATGTCAAGAGAAGAGTGGGAAGCCCTTTGTGATGGCTGTGGTAAGTGTTGCCTGCACAAGTTGGAAGACGAAGACACAGGCGAAGTTTTTTATACGGATGTTGCCTGCAAGTTGTTAGATATTGATTCATGCCAATGTTCGAATTACGCAAACAGAAAACAATACGTTCCAGACTGTTTGGTATTAACCGTTGAAGACATTGCTGAATTTCACTGGTTGCCAGCAACCTGTGCATACCGGCTTCTGGCGGAAGAAAAACCGCTGTTTCCCTGGCACCCACTTATTGCCGGCAAGCAAGCCATACATGAACAGGGAATCTCTGTTTGCCATAAAGTGTTCTCTGAGGAAAATGTCCATGCCTCAGAAATGGAAGAGCATATTATTCATTGGGTTGAGTAG
- a CDS encoding YcgL domain-containing protein, whose product MKLVEIYRSKKKEGMYLYIEKGTTLDSLPEALMTQFGTAEFSMVIKLTAERKLAQVSAEKVLQSLQDHGYYLQLPPAPESYMQQIPNSKMY is encoded by the coding sequence ATGAAATTAGTCGAAATATACCGCAGTAAGAAAAAAGAAGGGATGTACCTGTATATTGAAAAAGGGACCACTCTGGATAGTCTACCCGAAGCGTTAATGACTCAGTTTGGCACTGCAGAGTTCTCAATGGTGATAAAACTCACCGCAGAACGAAAACTTGCTCAGGTAAGTGCAGAGAAAGTATTACAGTCTCTCCAAGATCATGGCTACTATCTACAACTTCCGCCAGCGCCGGAATCCTACATGCAGCAGATTCCCAACAGTAAGATGTACTAG